The Lolium rigidum isolate FL_2022 chromosome 1, APGP_CSIRO_Lrig_0.1, whole genome shotgun sequence region accctctccttggccttcttgttgccctcgggcttgccggtgtttctcccactcatgtcctctcgcttcatcatccatggtgagaagtgcctccttcttgcactttggctcgttgtcccgcaacttccacttaggaagatgttgaaggatggaaaagcaatgttgaaattgaaattccttgttcttccagccggccatgtccttgtaccgttgttgagcatacttgggctgcacaacaatagtatgaggagatgtttccacatcatcaacacataatatggatagcttgtgatgtttccacatcatcaacacaaggaaaacttacatagtcctccggcacgcatccactaggagggttgtcggccacttgatccatggtagcactccaacgagaacaagccggcttgatgatgttccatcggccttcaagggagcggtaggatctgtccgccatgctcttcgtgcgaggcttcGCGCGGTGGTACGgatcctcaatgcgctgccaatagcgcttgccgccatggtccactccggtgcacgcatccatccccaccttgctccaagcacggaccaagatggcgtcttcgatctcgctcgtagttcgccgtgcgtggcttcggcgtcgacgaagaaccggcggcagccggatcaacctcaaccacctcctcctcgtcaccctcatcctcctcctcgtcatcaaagtcttcaacgttgcactccccatcgaatgcaccgataccggcgtccaaattcaccgcggattcgttgagcatgtccaagtaggatgttgtggactcaacatcgaacaccttatCTACATcgatggtgggtggcggcggcgcgggcggcgcaacGGCCGGAACGGGACGGAGGAGGGTCGTGaccttggagggcggtggaggcgcgaggccgatgcggccgattgcctttgtccgcaccttggccggcgcggcgccctcggcccggccgccttggtcttcaTCCGGCCCGCCTTcttggcggccggcggcgctcgcCCGGTGAATCGGCGGCCGCCGCAGTGCTTCGAAAATTGcttcgggatcctcttcctcttcgacgggatggcggaggcgatcatggccgacacgacgccggcggtcggcggacctccgacggggacatcaaccaccgcgcccgaaggaggtgtaccgccggcggtaggcggctcttgcggacggtccatggcggccggatccggccgggaagggcggggcggaggagatcgggtagcggcggcggcggttggcttcagcgaaacccttcgcgcgcagtggaCTGGACGATACcggtttcgcccactatccccgctcccaccccgcacaagtagggggcgacgacccgccccgtactgaaaacagcaaaaaacgatgcgggagccgtttttacggggcgtgctagacggccgggtagagccgaaaccctcaaatcggcggttattatacgggtttgcccctttagTATTAAGAATTGGAACAAAAACTAGTATTCCGTCCAATCTACTCCCTCCAATCTATATTAGAATTGCCTCTAATattaatgtatctagacatattttagttttaaGTACATCCATTTGCATCCCGCCCCCTTTAAATACTCCTTGACTCTTTACCGGCCCAATTGTCGTCCCACCTTTCCATTTCCAGTCTTTCTTCCCCTTTGTTCTGCGTGCAccaaaagcagcagcagcagcaagaggcCGAGAGCCCGTCCCTCGATTTCATTCAGCCAGTCTCCACCAATCCGTAAgttcccttcctcctctccgcTACCCGCCATGCGAGGGATCGTCCCGAGTTCTTGTTCCTGATCGCGAATTCGTTCGTCGATATGCAGCATCCCTAGCTCTTCTTGGTTTCTTGCTGCGTTTGCGAATATTTTGGTTTCCCGTGGTGGTGATGTTGATCCCGTTGTCCGTGCAGGGAACCTGTTCGATAAAATGCTTCAGGGGGGCGAAGGGCGGGGGCCGCCGAGCGACGGGACAGCGGGGACTTCCGACggggacggcggtggcggcggcagcggaggcggtggccgtggCCGCGACCGCATCAGTGACCTCCCAGACAAGGTGCGCCACCATATCTTTTCCTTCATGCCTGCGTGGGAGGTGGTCCGCACGAGCACGCTCTCGAGGCGGTGGCGCCACATCTGGGCCTCCGCGCCGTGCCTCGACATCCACTATCCGTGCGGCTGCGTCGACGGCCCCAACGCCGGCCAGGATTGGTACGCCCAGTTCGTCAAGCACCTGCTTCTCAAGCGCAGTTTGTTCGAGCCGCTGGACACGCTCCGGCTGCATTGGAACCACGACGACGCCAACACGTGGATCGAGCATGCTCTCAGACGCAATGCGAGACATATTGAGCTATCCGGTGATCAGCATCGACCAAGGCTGCGACCCAAGTACTGGATCTTCCTTTATGGCAACCTCAAGATCCTGCATCTCAGCCACTTGGAAATGAACAACAACCCCTCTCGCAGCTCTGTTCTAGGTGCACCTCTTTGGAGGAACTAGAGCTCAAGAACGTCTACATATATGCCTCGCACATTCGATCAACCTCACTCAAGCGTTTGACTATGGTCAGATGCGTCAACCGTTGCGGCCTCTCTGTTGATGCTCCGTACCTTGTTTTGCTGCGCTGCATCAGACCTCACAATTTTGTTCCTCGGATCGTGGACTCGTCGTACCTGTTGACAGCCACTATCATGCTTGACGACACTTGCTTGACGTCTCGTGTTGTCCCTTGCCACAGCTGTgcgaatgatgaggaccctgtgcACGGTGAATCTCAGTCTGCATCTGATGATAGTAGGCCTGAAGGTTCTGATTCCGAGGACCCTGGGCACAGTGAATCTCAATCTGCATCTGATGATAGTAGGCCTGAAGGTTCTGATGCTGAGGACCTTGGACACAGTGAATCTCAATCTGCATCTGATGATAGTAGGCCTGAAGGTTCTGATGCTGAGGACCTTGGGCACAGTGAATCTCAACCTGAACCTGATGATAATAGGTCTGCAGATGCTGACGACCTTCGGGACACTGAATCTCAATCTGAACCTGCTGATGATAGCTCTGCCGTATCAGGTGCTGAGCACCCGGACAACAATGACGATGACGCTGAGATTGCAGATGTGTATTCAAGTGAGGATGACTGCTACGGAACTCCAACTCGTGGTGGCCATGGTATTCTTCGCAGCCTCTCCAATGTGATAACATTGAACTTGAGAGCACACTATGGGCAGGTACTTTTCATGTCACTGATACTATGGCCTTCTCGTTTTCTTATGCTTTCTGCAGTGTATGATTATATGCATGGGAAGGGACTACAGACGTAGCTAGAGCTTTGTCTTGAAATCTGCGTGAAGAATTTTTTCGTATTTCTTCTGGTCGTGAATTTCTTAATTAAGTTATTGTGAATCGGTTTAGATGTAGGGAAGAGCTGTAAGACTGTTTATTATTATTGATATATTCTATTGCTGACCACTCAAATAACATGCTTTATCAGGTTTCTATGTTGATATCAGTTCTCTAATGTGCATAAAGAGGTTCATTTTACTAGTGGGTCATTCCAATGGACAGTTCTCACCCAGGAGAATATTTTAATTAGCTATACTACTGCAAAAAAGCATTGAAATTAATAttcatagtcttcaactcttaatATCCGATCCCTACAAAGGTTTCAACCACTAGTGTGTGGTATATGGAACTTAACTTACGGTTTGATGTTGTATGATATCATATATGGGGAGTGCCTTATTAGAACTTCTTTTTGCGAATGTGCCATATTAGAACTAGCATGCTTTGTTAACTTTTAGTCGGTAGAGCTAGTTTGTGCCCTACATGTCAGTGGACCATCAGTACTCACTCCAATATTAATGCGCAGCTTCTGCTATTCAATGAAATTAAGAACTGCCCTGAGTTCAGAAACCTGAGGACTCTATCGCTTGGTGAATGGTGCACAGATCCCGGCTTTGATTCATTGTCAACCATGCTGGGGAAATCGCCCAACTTAGAGAACCTTTTTATTCACCTCCTGGTACGTACAATGTATTACTTGATGAATGTTTGCTACAAGGGCTTAAGCATGTGGCCGATCCTTTAAACCAGCTCATTGTTCTATACAAGGCCTACAGCAATCCAAGAGAAAGATCATTTACTTGCAACAACCTGAGGGTGAAGATCTCATATTCAATGAGCGATGGCAGACTGGCCCATCAGTTGGAAACCTTCTTATGCGCCAATTATGGTTCAAGGGAGAAGCACAAGGTGCAGGACGAAGCTGCCAATAGTCCAGCGAAGTAAGGTGTGGCTTGCATAGTGCATACTGCTTCTAAATGAGGACCAGCTTGTTGCTGTCCTACCATGTCAGTAagtgtttttttttcgaaacgaGGCAACCGTGTCGGTAAGTGTGACCTTGGGGTAAATTGCAGCCGGGACGCCATTGATCAGATGGCAGACACAGTAAATGGCAGATTTTTGTCAGGTGCATCGCGCCGTCGAGTTCTTAATGCTGGTAAATCAGTACATGTGTTTGTTGTGTTCCATGTAGATGTTAGATCAAAATGAATAGTGACTCTGAAGCCTGTGGTATCCTCTG contains the following coding sequences:
- the LOC124653858 gene encoding uncharacterized protein LOC124653858; the protein is MPAWEVVRTSTLSRRWRHIWASAPCLDIHYPCGCVDGPNAGQDWYAQFVKHLLLKRSLFEPLDTLRLHWNHDDANTWIEHALRHPASQPLGNEQQPLSQLCSRCTSLEELELKNVYIYASHIRSTSLKRLTMVRCVNRCGLSVDAPYLVLLRCIRPHNFVPRIVDSSYLLTATIMLDDTCLTSRVVPCHSCANDEDPVHGESQSASDDSRPEGSDSEDPGHSESQSASDDSRPEGSDAEDLGHSESQSASDDSRPEGSDAEDLGHSESQPEPDDNRSADADDLRDTESQSEPADDSSAVSGAEHPDNNDDDAEIADVYSSEDDCYGTPTRGGHGILRSLSNVITLNLRAHYGQLLLFNEIKNCPEFRNLRTLSLGEWCTDPGFDSLSTMLGKSPNLENLFIHLLAYSNPRERSFTCNNLRVKISYSMSDGRLAHQLETFLCANYGSREKHKVQDEAANSPAK